The following is a genomic window from Bacillaceae bacterium S4-13-56.
AAATAAAACTTTGTCAAACTCATGTCATCTTATTCAGCTTTTAGGGTGTAAATAATTTAAAAAATTGCTTGCATTTTAACAGAAACATTATAAAATATAATTTGTCCTTGAAAATTGTCTGGTGGTAATCGCGAAGAGGTCACACCCGTTCCCATGCCGAACACGGAAGTTAAGCTCTTCAGCGCCGATGGTAGTTGGGGCATTGCCCCTGCCAGAGTAGGACGTCGCCAGGCCAAAGGAAAAGGATGATTTCTCCATGGAGAAATCATCCTTTTTCGTATTGATTTAATTTTTTTATCAATTTGAGTTAGCACTTAACCATGAAAAAGAGCACCTAAGCATAAATTTTAGCACCCAAATCCGAATGGTTGCATTAAATTAATGATTTTAGAGAATTTACTTATCACTTAATGAACTAATTCATCACCCAAATAGGGTCAGCGGCACTCAAGTTAGGATCGTAGCACTCATTCTTATAGAACGGCACTATCCTTCCCAAAATCGTCACGCAAATTAAGGGTTTTAGCACTTAAATTTCTAAAACTGTCACCCAATGAATAAAATCGTCACTCAAGCTAAAAGAGTAGCACCCAACCACTACATTTAGCACCAAACCTCTCAAACAGCACTAAGCCTACAGGATCTCCTCCTGTTTTCCGTTTGGTTTTTGAACAATCAAAAGCATTACTCCAGTAATTAATAAAGTAATTATAGGTAGAATAATAGAATGTGAGGAAAGAACTATTCCATTACCTGAATTTATATATAAGCTTTCCCAATATAATATTAAATAATAAAGTAAGTACTGGACCTATCATTATTCTTTTCAGTGTATAACTTGCCAAAACATCACTAGAACAAAAATCATAGTACTATATTTTTAAATATTTCAAGGTATAATTATATGATTTTTCTGAATATTATAATAAAATCCAAAAGCTATAATAAAAACACTCTATGCAAGAGTGTTTTAAGAAGTGCTCCAGGCTGCATTCATTCCAGCAACTCTACCAGTTACAAGTGCTGAAGTAATGTTGTAGCCACCTGTGTAGCCATGTATATCTAGAATTTCACCACAAAAGTAAAGGTCGTTCATGAGCTTCGATTGCATGGTACTTGGTACAATTTCTTTTATAGAAACTCCTCCACCTGTAACAAAGGCTTTTTCAATAGATTGAGTGTCATGTACTTTTACTTGAAATTGCTTAGATATATTGGAAAATTTTTTTATTTTATCATGAGAGATTTGGTTGGCGCGAGAATCTTGATTTAGCTCAACCAGCTCTAACATAAAGTCCAATAATCGTTCGGGAAAAGGACCCTTTAAAAGATTTTTAATGGATTTATTAGGGGACTCTTCCATTTTATCTAAAATGCTTTTGTAAAATTCATCTTCCGTAACGTTTGGCAGTAGGTCTATCTCAATTGGAACGGGGCGATGTCCCTTCATGAATTCTTTTACAACAAACTGAGAACATCTTAATATGGCTGGTCCTGATAAACCAAAATGAGTAAAAATCATATCCATTTGATGGGTGATCACTTTTTTATTTTTTTCGTTTAAAACGGATACAGCAACATTTTGTAAGGAAATCCCTTGAAGGATTTTCTTTTTGATAAACGATTCATTGGATATGAGAGGAACTTCGGTTGGATACAGCTCTGTGATGGTATGTCCTGCTTTTTTTGCCCAGGCATACCCATCTCCAGTACTTCCTGTATGTGGAACGGACTTTCCTCCGACTGCAATGATAATAGCTTTTGTTTGTATTTTTTCTTTATCTTTTAAAATAATAGTATGATGCTCCTCATCAAAATGAATGGCTTCAACCGGTCTGTTTGTACGAACGGTCACATTATACTTCTTCAACTGGTTTAACAGCGCTCCAACGACGTCTTTGGACTTATTACTAACAGGGAACATTCTTCCATGGTCTTCTTCTTTTAGTTGAACACCTAAACCTTCAAAATAATCTATGATATCATGGTTATTGAAAATAGAGAAAGCACTATATAAAAATCTTCCGTTTCCTGGTATATGTTTTATGACTTCACTTTCAGGTAGACGATTGGTTACATTGCAGCGGCCTCCACCTGATATAGCTAACTTCCTACCTAATTGATCTCCCTTATCCACTAATAATGTGGTCGCTCCATTCTCAGCGGCTGCGATGGCTGCCATTAAGCCTGAAGGTCCACCTCCTATGACTGTTACATCAAACATGCTTGTCATCCCTTCTTATTGGTTATGCTGGTAATACAATTACAGTATCTATTTTTCCTTTTATTTGTGATAGAATGTATTAGTTAGATTCTACATTAAATGTGGGTGAATATCATGTCAAATTCAAATATTTTACGTGGTACGATGTTGTTGACAGGTGCCACTTTTTTCTCGAAATTTTTAGGGATGCTTTATGTAATTCCTTTCTTTGCTCTTGTAGGGAGTGAAGGAGGGGCATTATTTCAGTATGGATACACACCCTACAATATCATGTTAACCATATCAACTGTAGGATTGCCACTGGCAATTTCCAAGTTCGTTTCGAAATATAATTCATTAGGGGATTATCAAACTGGGAGGAGAATGTATCGTTCGGCCATGATTTTTATGTCCATCACAGGGTTTCTGTCGTTTTTAATCCTTTATCTTGGGGCTGAAACAATAGCCCATTGGATATTACCTGTGGATGAAATTCCTGAAGGAGCTACATTAGCCGATTCCGTAGAGGATATAACAATCGTTATTCAAATGGTTAGTTTTGCGTTACTCCTCATTCCTGGGATGAGTCTCACCCGAGGTTTTTTTCAAGGGTATGAATCAATGGGGCCAACCGCTATATCACAGGTTGTAGAACAAATTGTTCGTATTCTCTTCTTATTAAGTGCAGCATTTTTAGTTGTCAAAGTGTTTGAGGGAAGCATTGCAACAGCCGTGAGTTTTGCTACATTTGCAGCCTTTGTTGGGGCAATCGCCTCTTGTATTGTTTTATGGTTTTATTGGAAAAAAAGAAAAAGTCATTTGGATAAACAGCTTGCACTACAAACAACTACCCATGATTTGTCCAATTGGGAAATGTTTAAAGAATTATTCTCCTATGCAGGTGCGTTTGTTCTTGTTGGGATGGCAACTCCACTGTATCAATTCGTGGATCTTGTCACCTTTAAAAGGGCTATGATTGGTATTAACCAAGGGGATATTTCGGATATAGCATATGCTGCTATTACTTTGTATGGACACAAACTAGTGATCATCCCTGTTACTTTAGCAACTGGATTATCGTTAGCAGTTCTACCAGCCTTAACAAAATCATTTGTGAGTGATGTGAAAAATGAGGTCTATCAGCAAATTAATCAAGCCTTTCAGGTCATTCTATTATTGGTTGTTCCAGCTGCTATTGGGATTGCGCTTTTGTCTTATGAAGCCTATGGTACTCTCTATAGTTTAGAAAATATTGATTTAACAGGAATGTTATTGCGCTGGTACGCCCCTGTTGCAATTCTTTATGCATTCTTTGTTGTTTCTGCTTCAGTATTGCAAGGAATTAATCAACAGCGTTTTGCTGTTGTTAGCTTAGGAATTGGTTTTGCGGTTAAGGCTTTAAGTAACATCCCCCTTATTACGTTTTTAGGACCTAAGGGTTCTGTCATTGCGACTGGATTAGCGGTTTTGTCTGCGGTGATCGCTAACTTTTGGAGAATAAAATATACGATTGATTTTCCTTTTAAGCAGTTATTTAAACGTGGAGCCTTGGTGGCCATGTTTACTATTGCAATGGCATTAGTAGTTTTAGTGTTAAAATGGGGCCTGAATGTTTCCTTTGCCTTAAGTGATAGTAGAATGGGCTCTTTGTTAGTTCTTGTCCTATGTTCCATTGTGGGAGCCATTATGTATTTGTGGTTAGCTTATAAATCCTCCCTTCTTGAAAGAGTGTTAGGAAACCGAGTAAAGAAAATAGAACGCATTTTTAGACGGGGGTAATAGAATTGAGACTTGACAAGCTATTATCAAATCGTGGTTATGGGAGCCGTAAAGAGGTCAAAGAGATTATCAAAAAAGGTCATGTCCTCGTAAATGAGGAAAGGATAAAAGATGGGAAAACACAGATTGATCCCATTCAGCAAATAGTTACGGTCTTTGGAGAAAAAGTTGAATATAAGGAGTTCATCTATCTAATGATGAATAAGCCACCAGGGGTTGTTTCGGCTACAGAGGATACAGGAGACAAGACTGTTATAGATTTGTTAGGGAAGGATGATCAGCTGTATAATCCGTTTCCTGTGGGACGGCTGGATAAAGATACTGTTGGTTTACTTCTTTTAACTAATAATGGAAAACTATCCCATCAACTTTTGTCACCGAATAAGCATGTTACAAAAACCTATTTTGCTAAAATAAAGGGAGTCGTTACAAATTCAGATGTGGAAGCCTTTCAAACGGGAGTCACTTTGGATGATGGTTATGTTACTATGCCTGCCACATTAAGAATACTTTCTTCTGGAGAGCAATCGGAAATTGAACTTGACATAACAGAAGGTAAATTTCATCAAGTGAAAAGGATGTTTGAAGCCGTAGATAAAAAAGTTGTGTACTTAAAGAGAATAAAAATGGGGAGTTTACAATTAGACCCAACCCTATCTGAAGGAGAATACAGAGAGTTAACGAAAGAAGAGTTACAATTACTAGAATAATCTTAGTTTTTTTATATGATCAACCGACGGAACTTATAAATTCTAATAGTAAAAAAAAGCCCGGAACATTCCGGGTTTATCTATATCTCTCTATGATATTTTCACTTTTTTCTTTGTGATTTCCCACTTTCCACGTTGTGGACTTGTAACAAGTCCATTGTGCTCTAGAACATTAAGGTCCCTTTGAACAGTTCGGTCTGTGATACCAAACTCTTCTGATAACTCGGCCGTGCTTACTGTCCCCCTTTCACGAATAAATAGATAGACAGCTTTCACACGAGTTAGCATGCGAGAGGTAGAACGATTCAAAATACCACTCCTTAAAGATTCTTATACTCACCGTGGATCAAATCTTAGAAGTTATACATAGTATAAACCTTATTTTGAGAATTGACCAGTTTTACTAGCAATTTCCTTTTATGAGTTTTAACGGTGTAATATATACCTATGTCCTATAGAAAGAAATATGCTATAGATAAGCGAGGAGGTAAATAGTGATGAGTCATTATTTTGTTGGAATACCAATTCGAGGTCAGCAAAGGGACAGGCTAGAAAAATGGGGTCAACAAATAAAGCCGTATTTTGATTACAAGTTATGGGTCCATCCCAATGACTTTCATATTACATTAGCTTTTTTAGGAGCATGGGAAACTTCTAGTATTGGAGAACTGATGGGATCTTTGGAAAATTTACAAAGTTTCCCGCCTTTTCATATTGAAATTGGCGAGTTGGGTAGTTTTGGATCTGCTATAGCACCTCGAGTACTTTATGCAAATGTTATAAAAAATGATGTTTTAGAGAAGCTTTATCTTCTGATTCATGAACAAATTCAGTTTGAAAAAGAGAAACGACCGTACCGCCCCCATATCACCTTGGCCAAAAAATGGAAATCGGAACAAAAATTAGATAAGCCTTTTTCAGGAAAAGACTATATAAAACACGCACCATATGAAAAAATGAAGGTAGACAGAATATGTCTTTTTGAAATACACCCTGAAAGAGCTCAAAAATATGAATGTATAAAGTCAATAGACCTTAAAGGGGAGGAAGATTTTGGCGCAATTAATTAAATTACAGGATTATATCTCTAGGTATGAGATTGATATTTTTCATTATCCTGGCCAATTCATTCGCCTTAAACAAGAAAATTGGAAAAAATTCAATTCGATGGGTGAACTGCAGGAGGCATATATATCGGAGGAAGAAAAAAAGCAATATTATTTAGATGCGCTCATGCCCTTTCAACTTAAATGGGCAAGTAGCACCATTCGGGAAAAATCATTTTTAGATTATTACTATAAATCTAATCCAACCCTTCGTTATTTCTTACAAAGATTTCCTGATACTTTTTTGGTGATGTTTCAACCTATTTTTCTTTTAAAAAAAGCACCAGTTGAAGGAGAAATTATAATTATAACTCCTGTTGAAATACTGTGTTTAACTATCATTGAATTCCCTGAAGAGGTGACGATTATAGCTGGTGACGATCGCACTTGGATGCAGGAGAAGGATAATGTTAGAACTCCTTTCCTAAGTCCTATGATTTCTTTAAAAAGGACAGATGTAATCATTAGGAGCATCTTAAACCGTTATTCTATTAATTTTCCAGTTCGTAAATTGGTTCTTAGCCAAACTAATGAAATTCAATATCAAACAGAACCTTATCAAACAAAGTATATTGGAAAAGAAGCATATCCGGAATGGTTTAAAAAAATTCGAACCTTTAAAAGTCCATTAAAGCACATGCAATTGAAGGCTTCAGAGGCTTTGTTAATGCACTGCCAAACAACCTCAGTGAAACGCTCTGAATGGGAAGAAGATGATTTAGACTTATCAATGGATGATGATCAAAACTAAAAGGAGAACGGTTATGAACGTTATTATCACAAATCCTGTCGCTGGAAATGGTAGAGGGTTAAAAGTGTATTCCAAGTTTAAAGAGCTCAACAAAGAAAATCTAGTAAACTTTCGTTCCTTTTCTACCAAATACCCAGGCCATGCGGAAGAAATCGCTCGACAAATTTCGCAAATGCACCATGAAAGGATTCAAATGCTTTATGTAATTGGCGGTGATGGAACCTTTCATGAAGTTCTAAATGGCTTACAAGCGCATAATAAAATTCCAGTGTCTTTTATCCCGGCAGGATCAGGAAATGATTTTGTTAGAGGGGGGACATTATCTAGTCGTCCAAGTAAGTTAATCCAACAGTTAAAGCATCATCCTAGGCTTAGTTCATTTCGCCCTGGAGTCTATGTTATAAACCGTAATAACAGAATCTTTCTAAATAGTTTAGGGATTGGAATTGATGCTGAGGTAGTGACGAGAGCCAACCAATCCCATTATAAAAAAATTTTAAACCAACTCCGATTAGGTTTTTTAACCTATGCTGTAGCTCTTATCCAGGTGCTTTTCAATTTTTCTCCAAAAACAATTACACTAACCATTGATGGAAAGAAAAGTGTACATCATCAAGTCTGGATGGTTACGGTAGGTAATCATGCATACATGGGTGGCGGAATGAAATTACTTCCTAACAGTTCACATAAAGATCCATACTTTACAATTTTAATTGTGGAGAACATATCTAAATGGAAAATCCTTGGATTATTTTTGACAGTGTTCTGGGGAGGTCATACAAGGATTAAAGGTGTTTCCTTGCAGAAAGGCCAGAGGATTACGATTAAAGTACCGGAATTAGTTAGGTTTCATGTTGATGGCCAGGAGGGAACATGTTCGGAAGTGTCGATTAAAAAATCAACAAAAACACACATGATTCCTGGAAAATGAAAAATCTACCGAAAAAAGAAAAAATTTGTCTTGAAATATATCCCTGTTATACGTTAACCTAAAAATACCCGACTTTTTATCCCGC
Proteins encoded in this region:
- a CDS encoding DeoR family transcriptional regulator, yielding MNRSTSRMLTRVKAVYLFIRERGTVSTAELSEEFGITDRTVQRDLNVLEHNGLVTSPQRGKWEITKKKVKIS
- a CDS encoding diacylglycerol kinase family lipid kinase, with product MNVIITNPVAGNGRGLKVYSKFKELNKENLVNFRSFSTKYPGHAEEIARQISQMHHERIQMLYVIGGDGTFHEVLNGLQAHNKIPVSFIPAGSGNDFVRGGTLSSRPSKLIQQLKHHPRLSSFRPGVYVINRNNRIFLNSLGIGIDAEVVTRANQSHYKKILNQLRLGFLTYAVALIQVLFNFSPKTITLTIDGKKSVHHQVWMVTVGNHAYMGGGMKLLPNSSHKDPYFTILIVENISKWKILGLFLTVFWGGHTRIKGVSLQKGQRITIKVPELVRFHVDGQEGTCSEVSIKKSTKTHMIPGK
- the thpR gene encoding RNA 2',3'-cyclic phosphodiesterase; protein product: MSHYFVGIPIRGQQRDRLEKWGQQIKPYFDYKLWVHPNDFHITLAFLGAWETSSIGELMGSLENLQSFPPFHIEIGELGSFGSAIAPRVLYANVIKNDVLEKLYLLIHEQIQFEKEKRPYRPHITLAKKWKSEQKLDKPFSGKDYIKHAPYEKMKVDRICLFEIHPERAQKYECIKSIDLKGEEDFGAIN
- a CDS encoding NERD domain-containing protein — its product is MAQLIKLQDYISRYEIDIFHYPGQFIRLKQENWKKFNSMGELQEAYISEEEKKQYYLDALMPFQLKWASSTIREKSFLDYYYKSNPTLRYFLQRFPDTFLVMFQPIFLLKKAPVEGEIIIITPVEILCLTIIEFPEEVTIIAGDDRTWMQEKDNVRTPFLSPMISLKRTDVIIRSILNRYSINFPVRKLVLSQTNEIQYQTEPYQTKYIGKEAYPEWFKKIRTFKSPLKHMQLKASEALLMHCQTTSVKRSEWEEDDLDLSMDDDQN
- a CDS encoding polysaccharide biosynthesis protein, with the protein product MSNSNILRGTMLLTGATFFSKFLGMLYVIPFFALVGSEGGALFQYGYTPYNIMLTISTVGLPLAISKFVSKYNSLGDYQTGRRMYRSAMIFMSITGFLSFLILYLGAETIAHWILPVDEIPEGATLADSVEDITIVIQMVSFALLLIPGMSLTRGFFQGYESMGPTAISQVVEQIVRILFLLSAAFLVVKVFEGSIATAVSFATFAAFVGAIASCIVLWFYWKKRKSHLDKQLALQTTTHDLSNWEMFKELFSYAGAFVLVGMATPLYQFVDLVTFKRAMIGINQGDISDIAYAAITLYGHKLVIIPVTLATGLSLAVLPALTKSFVSDVKNEVYQQINQAFQVILLLVVPAAIGIALLSYEAYGTLYSLENIDLTGMLLRWYAPVAILYAFFVVSASVLQGINQQRFAVVSLGIGFAVKALSNIPLITFLGPKGSVIATGLAVLSAVIANFWRIKYTIDFPFKQLFKRGALVAMFTIAMALVVLVLKWGLNVSFALSDSRMGSLLVLVLCSIVGAIMYLWLAYKSSLLERVLGNRVKKIERIFRRG
- a CDS encoding NAD(P)/FAD-dependent oxidoreductase, which codes for MFDVTVIGGGPSGLMAAIAAAENGATTLLVDKGDQLGRKLAISGGGRCNVTNRLPESEVIKHIPGNGRFLYSAFSIFNNHDIIDYFEGLGVQLKEEDHGRMFPVSNKSKDVVGALLNQLKKYNVTVRTNRPVEAIHFDEEHHTIILKDKEKIQTKAIIIAVGGKSVPHTGSTGDGYAWAKKAGHTITELYPTEVPLISNESFIKKKILQGISLQNVAVSVLNEKNKKVITHQMDMIFTHFGLSGPAILRCSQFVVKEFMKGHRPVPIEIDLLPNVTEDEFYKSILDKMEESPNKSIKNLLKGPFPERLLDFMLELVELNQDSRANQISHDKIKKFSNISKQFQVKVHDTQSIEKAFVTGGGVSIKEIVPSTMQSKLMNDLYFCGEILDIHGYTGGYNITSALVTGRVAGMNAAWSTS
- a CDS encoding pseudouridine synthase is translated as MRLDKLLSNRGYGSRKEVKEIIKKGHVLVNEERIKDGKTQIDPIQQIVTVFGEKVEYKEFIYLMMNKPPGVVSATEDTGDKTVIDLLGKDDQLYNPFPVGRLDKDTVGLLLLTNNGKLSHQLLSPNKHVTKTYFAKIKGVVTNSDVEAFQTGVTLDDGYVTMPATLRILSSGEQSEIELDITEGKFHQVKRMFEAVDKKVVYLKRIKMGSLQLDPTLSEGEYRELTKEELQLLE